The proteins below come from a single Molothrus ater isolate BHLD 08-10-18 breed brown headed cowbird chromosome 3, BPBGC_Mater_1.1, whole genome shotgun sequence genomic window:
- the CEP68 gene encoding LOW QUALITY PROTEIN: centrosomal protein of 68 kDa (The sequence of the model RefSeq protein was modified relative to this genomic sequence to represent the inferred CDS: deleted 2 bases in 2 codons), with the protein MAVDVGKSPEESLSGKAEGDGRWDSADTEMDFPELAGSLHQLLGTEEAKPSLQGTEGVAVSRHSHKATDLIHGGSSCRPEVSSASAPAFPRARANSSGKGLLVDRAADGGPVPCRVGHWFLSSEEQQVKASGGWDPVSSPPSRRSSAEENVPAGSRHDAHGGRRRQSLGAQSPCPSTAELLRPQTPPSPESALRSRSVLSLSALSSEGNGPSEEPSGSLPASTDVPSAATTAAQDLCCSWGVEGRALQRREPPGALLDYRSSVGRIREISSYQADYWACAIPDSLPPSPDRSSPHWNPHKEYEDLLDYAYPLKPRYKLGRIPEPFLHDSGIGLDSFSTSPEGVSRSTSIYGRAGQAQGSRENGLREFVASAERFSTPRPGKRGCSGAVSCFEPSPIAKASFGRSSSSHLSRSFAKDVRVESSGPSPPGHPAADGRSWDTRRSPCPNYAGQVKSTSRFLPTTGVLPLRKEWETDEEFLSLPPRLKELERLAQFLSNLSLTIRMPGHDHHNLPHHSTSKEPLSSRLAPFEEVRGGDDRGNIEGYAGLWQHRSSRKPSWENTESTGWSHRDPPCRLHLPTALRDTLDGMCLNEPRVKGHPKKSQQSESLIQCLKMFCCQLEELIHWLYTVVDVTGSWVPPSPDAQSVLASLHRYLEFRKDVADHRSLTESVLERGEALLDCMASNSPALKDTLALIAKQSEELESHAEHLYKSILAAVGPVRGKDAGQDEGVQHTAAPWVLPLSDLGCVSPSQEASEELQQAPNHFHHLSRDAKICVQLPTGLIAAWVCAMA; encoded by the exons atgGCCGTGGATGTGGGAAAATCACCTGAGGAGTCCCTGAGCGGGAAGGCCGAGGGCGATGGGAGGTGGGACAGCGCAGACACGGAGATGGACTTCCcggagctggcagggagcctGCACCAGCTTTTGGGGACAGAGGAAGCCAAGCCCAGCCTGCAAGGGACAGAGGGTGTGGCAGTGAGCAGACACAGTCACAAGGCCACTGACCTTATCCACGGAGGCTCCAGCTGCCGCCCAGAAGTGTCTTCAGCATCTGCACCCGCATTTCCCAGAGCAAGAGCAAACTCCTCAGGGAAAGGGTTGTTAGTGGATAGAGCTGCTGATGGTGGCCCTGTGCCTTGTCGAGTTGGCCACTGGTTCCTCTCCTCAGAAGAGCAGCAG GTGAAGGCTTCGGGCGGTTGGGACCCAGTGTCCAGCCCTCCCAGCCGGCGCAGCTCTGCCGAGGAGAACGTCCCTGCTGGCAGCCGCCATGATGCCCATGGTGGCCGTCGGAGACAAAGTCTGGGAGCTCAGTCCCCGTGTCCTTCCACGGCAGAGCTCCTGCGGCCCCAAACCCCGCCCAGCCCCGAGAGTGCCCTGCGGAGCCGCTCCGTGCTGagcctctctgctctgtcctCAGAGGGAAACGGCCCCTCCGAGGAGCCGTCCGGAAGCTTGCCTGCCAGCACGGATGTCCCTTCTGCGGCCACCACGGCTGCCCAGGACCTGTGTTGCTCATGGGGGGTGGAAGGCAGGGCCCTGCAGAGGCGGGAGCCCCCCGGCGCTCTGCTCGATTACCGCAGCTCCGTGGGGCGCATCCGGGAGATCTCCTCCTACCAAGCCGATTACTGGGCCTGTGCCATTCCGGATTCACTGCCCCCATCGCCGGACCGCAGCTCACCCCACTGGAACCCCCACAAGGAGTACGAGGACTTGCTGGACTATGCTTACCCACTGAAGCCGAGGTACAAGCTGGGAAGGATACCAGAGCCTTTCCTCCACGACTCAGGAATAGGTCTGGACAGCTTTTCTACTTCTCCTGAGGGCGTGTCCAGGTCCACCAGCATCTACGGCCGagctgggcaggctcagggaagcagagaaaacGGACTTCGGGAGTTTGTGGCCTCTGCAGAGAGATTCTCCACCCCAAGGCCTGGAAAAAgaggctgctcaggagctgtCTCATGCTTTGAACCTTCACCTATTGCCAAAGCATCATTTGGAAGGAGTTCTTCCTCTCACCTTTCCAGAAGTTTTGCTAAGGATGTAAGGGTGGAATCATCTGGGCCAAGCCCACCTGGGCACCCTGCTGCCGATGGGAGAAGCTGGGATACCAGACGAAGCCCCTGCCCAAACTATGCAGGGCAGGTGAAAAGCACCAGTAGGTTTTTACCCACCACAGGAGTGCTCCCCCTGAGGAAGGAGTGGGAGACtgatgaagaatttctttccctgcctccGAGACTGAAGGAGCTGGAAAGGCTGGCTCAGTTTTTGTCCAATCTTTCCTTAACTATAAGGATGCCTGGGCATGACCACCATAACCTTCCACATCACAGCACCAGCAAGGAGCCCCTTTCATCTAGGTTGGCTCCTTTTGAAGAAGTGAGAGGTGGGGATGACAGAGGGAATATTGAGGGTTATGCTGGGCTGTGGCAACACCGCAGCTCCCGAAAGCCCAGCTGGGAAAACACAGAATCG ACAGGCTGGAGCCACAGGGATCCTCCCTGCAGGCTTCATCTGCCAACTGCTCTCAGGGACACATTGGATGGGATGTGCCTGAATGAACCACGGGTCAAGGGGCATCCAAAGAAGAGCCAGCAGAGCGAGTCCCTTATCCAGTGTCTTAAG ATGTTTTGCTGCCAGCTGGAAGAGCTGATCCACTGGCTGTACACTGTCGTGGATGTCACCGGCAGCTGGGTGCCACCCTCGCCGGATGCCCAGAGCGTGTTGGCATCGCTGCACCGCTACCTG GAGTTCAGGAAGGATGTAGCTGACCACCGGAGCCTGACTGAGAGCGTGCTGGAGAGGGGAGAAGCTCTCCTGGACTGCATGGCATCGAATTCACCAG CTCTGAAAGACACGCTGGCTCTGATTGCCAAACAGTCGGAAGAGCTCGAAAGCCACGCAGAGCACCTGTACAAGTCcatcctggctgctgtgggccCCGTGCGGGGCAAGGACGCGGGGCAGGACGAG GGGGTGCAGCACACGGCTGCTCCCTGG GTGCTGCCTCTGTCAGACCTAGGCTGCGTTAGCCCATCTCAGGAGGCCTCAGAAGAATTGCAGCAAGCACCAAACCACTTCCATCACCTCTCCAGAGATGCCAAAATCTGTGTCCAGTTGCCCACGGGGCTGATTGCAGCGTGGGTTTGTGCCATGGCTTGA